One Turneriella parva DSM 21527 genomic region harbors:
- a CDS encoding GDSL-type esterase/lipase family protein, with translation MFILFPFLYPVNSSPELTPETLTIVALGDSITWGYPNGRSWTEIVSRDTGVKIINRGISGQTLGEMSNRLERDVLDAKPAICIIMGGTNDVFHSVPTEEMMANLKRMARILKAKGIMPVIGLPIPLGWQNSEMRLQELRNEIAEAGFVTIDFAHDFYVDAKNFKRLLPDGIHPYDQGKKIMAERLKKELPKILSAYADFIR, from the coding sequence GTGTTTATTCTATTTCCCTTTTTGTATCCCGTGAACAGCTCGCCCGAACTGACACCTGAGACGCTGACAATTGTGGCGCTCGGCGATTCGATCACCTGGGGTTACCCCAACGGGCGCTCGTGGACTGAGATTGTCAGCCGCGACACCGGTGTGAAGATTATCAACCGTGGCATCAGCGGGCAGACTCTCGGCGAAATGTCGAACCGGCTCGAGCGCGACGTGCTCGACGCAAAACCAGCAATCTGCATCATCATGGGGGGCACGAACGACGTCTTTCACAGCGTGCCGACTGAAGAGATGATGGCGAATCTCAAGCGCATGGCGCGAATTCTGAAGGCCAAAGGCATTATGCCAGTCATCGGGCTGCCGATACCTCTTGGCTGGCAAAATTCTGAAATGCGCCTGCAAGAGCTTCGCAATGAAATTGCCGAAGCGGGTTTTGTCACCATCGACTTCGCGCACGACTTTTACGTCGATGCGAAGAATTTCAAGAGGCTTCTGCCCGACGGTATACACCCTTACGACCAGGGCAAGAAGATCATGGCCGAGCGCCTGAAAAAAGAACTACCGAAAATTCTGAGCGCTTACGCCGACTTCATTAGATAA
- a CDS encoding replication-associated recombination protein A: MKPGAPLAERMRPKSLAEYVGQKHLVGEGAVLRRAVESKTLPSIILWGPPGVGKTTLANILAVELKRPFYSLSAINSGVKDIREVIEKASGGGLFTEKPVLFIDEIHRFSKSQQDSLLGAVETGKITLIGATTENPSFEVISALLSRCQVYILKNLDEADLLRLLHTAMEKDSFLKTKRIQLAETAALFRLSGGDARRLLNVFELVIDNLIGDPQVTDKVVLEIVQQNPVLYDKAGDNHYDIISAFIKSIRGSDPNGAVYWLARMVEGGEDALFIARRMLIAASEDIGNANPTAMVVALNCFQAVNAIGYPEARIVLAQAATYLATSPKSNAAYAAINKAQEVVRETGNLPVPLHLRNAPTSLMKDIGYGQGYEYAHDKAGNFSPQEYLPEALSGKKLYDPGNNAREREIREALKKIWGDKYGY; the protein is encoded by the coding sequence ATGAAGCCTGGTGCACCGCTGGCCGAGCGCATGCGCCCGAAGTCGCTCGCCGAATATGTCGGCCAAAAGCACCTCGTCGGTGAAGGTGCGGTGCTGCGCCGGGCCGTCGAGAGCAAGACGTTACCATCGATCATTCTCTGGGGGCCGCCGGGGGTCGGCAAGACGACGCTCGCGAATATTCTCGCAGTTGAACTCAAGCGGCCCTTCTATTCGCTGAGTGCAATCAACTCGGGCGTCAAAGATATTCGCGAAGTGATTGAAAAGGCTTCAGGGGGCGGTCTCTTCACGGAAAAGCCGGTGCTCTTCATCGACGAAATTCACCGCTTTTCAAAGTCGCAGCAAGATTCTTTGCTCGGCGCCGTCGAAACGGGAAAGATTACGCTGATCGGCGCGACGACGGAAAACCCCTCATTTGAAGTCATCTCGGCGCTGCTCTCGCGCTGCCAGGTTTACATTCTGAAAAATCTCGATGAGGCCGATCTGCTGCGACTTCTGCATACGGCGATGGAGAAAGACAGCTTTCTCAAAACCAAACGAATTCAACTCGCTGAAACTGCAGCTCTCTTCAGGCTTTCGGGAGGAGATGCACGGCGGTTACTCAATGTTTTCGAACTCGTTATAGACAACCTTATCGGTGACCCACAGGTCACCGATAAGGTTGTTCTCGAAATCGTGCAGCAAAATCCCGTGCTGTACGACAAAGCGGGCGATAACCATTACGACATTATATCCGCATTTATCAAATCAATCCGCGGCAGCGACCCCAATGGCGCGGTGTATTGGCTCGCGCGCATGGTTGAAGGCGGTGAAGATGCGCTCTTCATCGCGCGGCGTATGCTGATTGCCGCTTCAGAAGATATAGGTAACGCCAACCCGACCGCTATGGTCGTCGCGCTTAATTGCTTTCAGGCCGTGAATGCGATTGGCTACCCCGAAGCGCGCATCGTGCTCGCGCAAGCAGCCACCTATCTCGCAACTTCACCCAAGAGCAACGCGGCGTATGCGGCGATCAATAAAGCGCAAGAGGTTGTACGCGAGACAGGCAATCTGCCAGTACCGTTGCACCTGCGCAATGCACCGACAAGTTTGATGAAAGATATCGGCTACGGCCAGGGTTATGAATATGCGCACGACAAGGCGGGCAATTTCTCGCCGCAAGAGTACCTGCCCGAGGCGCTGAGTGGTAAGAAGCTCTATGATCCGGGCAATAACGCGCGCGAACGCGAGATTCGCGAGGCGCTAAAAAAGATCTGGGGCGACAAATACGGATATTGA
- a CDS encoding DUF3995 domain-containing protein has product MNLFSGIPLFIIFVGLSVLHVYWAFGGRWGSESVLPTKDMNTVRPMPGALPTLIVAAGLLLFACMVFARMASIRLPVLSDVFLSCSMWLIFSIFLLRAIGDFRYFGLFKRVRHTKFGINDTRFFTPLCLLIAVLALLLGLQ; this is encoded by the coding sequence ATGAATCTATTCAGCGGTATTCCCTTATTCATCATTTTTGTCGGCCTGTCGGTGCTGCACGTCTATTGGGCCTTTGGCGGCCGCTGGGGCAGCGAATCTGTCTTACCCACCAAAGATATGAATACCGTTCGACCGATGCCTGGCGCGCTGCCCACGTTGATCGTCGCTGCCGGATTATTGTTGTTTGCCTGCATGGTGTTTGCTCGAATGGCTTCAATACGCTTGCCTGTATTGTCTGATGTTTTTCTCAGTTGTTCAATGTGGTTAATCTTCTCAATATTTCTATTGCGAGCCATCGGTGATTTCAGGTATTTTGGCCTCTTCAAAAGAGTCAGGCATACGAAATTTGGCATCAATGACACAAGATTCTTTACGCCTCTTTGCCTGTTAATTGCAGTTCTAGCTTTGCTGTTGGGGTTGCAATGA
- a CDS encoding ABC transporter ATP-binding protein produces the protein MKQLTLIIHLLRWFGGNPVALSIVISCILIEMGFNSFIPIAFSKLIDDGITARSSVAMANILLLLGVATVVAMAAGMLADYTHARMFTDVVARIRQRLYERLQHLSSSYFLKKPAGDIAARFSTDMAAVEHTFQTWLPWGWKPVFDMIGYNGVMFWVDWRLALFAQLVWPMSLLGPRIFAPKARGAAELRKQREGEVLNAVDEATSGRYVVRAFGLEDFMRKRFAEKLKALAATALRGAFFTAALERSSSIGIYLLQIGILAIGGSMAFSGAISLGGLVAFYTVFTAFSASLYYLAQYSGSIINSAAGLTRIEQILNEQSTLPEIRFAPELPPFNEQIDFKNFSYGIDGQRRILRNISLTIKNHEFVAIVGPSGAGKSLLVQAMMRMFDPIEGSVEIDGHDLRQVTRDSITRHSAVVFQESFLFNTSVRENVRLGRLNATQLEIETACREAGIHEDILAMPQGYDSPVGEKGAFLSGGQKQRLAIARALVRNPRILFLDEATSSLDPGTELEIFETLERVRKGRTVIAVTHRLALAARCDRVLVIKAGKLAEQGKHAELLQLNGVYATLWRRQHPST, from the coding sequence GTGAAGCAGTTAACGCTTATCATTCATCTTTTGCGCTGGTTCGGCGGCAACCCCGTCGCGCTCAGCATTGTCATCAGCTGCATTCTGATCGAAATGGGGTTCAACTCGTTTATACCCATCGCATTCAGCAAGTTAATCGATGATGGTATTACGGCGCGCAGCAGCGTCGCCATGGCGAATATTCTTCTTCTGCTCGGCGTCGCGACAGTCGTTGCAATGGCTGCAGGTATGCTCGCTGATTATACGCATGCAAGAATGTTCACCGATGTCGTCGCCAGAATTCGCCAGCGCCTGTATGAACGCCTGCAACATCTGTCGTCTTCATACTTTCTCAAAAAGCCTGCGGGCGATATTGCGGCGCGCTTTTCGACTGACATGGCAGCAGTCGAGCACACGTTTCAAACCTGGCTCCCCTGGGGTTGGAAACCCGTTTTCGATATGATCGGTTACAATGGTGTCATGTTCTGGGTCGACTGGCGCCTGGCGCTGTTTGCACAACTGGTATGGCCGATGAGCCTTTTGGGCCCGCGCATTTTCGCACCCAAGGCGCGCGGTGCTGCCGAGCTGCGTAAGCAGCGAGAGGGCGAAGTTCTGAACGCCGTCGATGAGGCAACTTCGGGCCGGTACGTTGTGCGCGCATTCGGTCTCGAAGACTTTATGCGCAAACGCTTCGCCGAAAAACTCAAGGCGCTCGCGGCCACTGCGCTCAGGGGTGCCTTTTTTACCGCAGCGCTCGAACGCTCGTCGAGCATCGGCATCTATCTTCTGCAGATTGGTATTCTAGCCATAGGGGGATCTATGGCGTTCAGCGGCGCGATTTCGCTTGGCGGTCTCGTCGCCTTCTACACAGTTTTCACCGCGTTCTCAGCCTCTCTTTATTATCTCGCACAATATTCGGGCTCGATTATTAACTCGGCCGCCGGTCTCACCCGCATTGAGCAGATTCTGAATGAGCAGTCGACTCTGCCAGAAATTCGTTTCGCGCCCGAACTGCCACCGTTCAACGAGCAGATCGACTTCAAGAATTTCAGCTATGGCATCGACGGGCAGCGCCGTATTCTTAGAAATATCTCACTCACTATCAAAAACCATGAATTTGTCGCAATCGTCGGCCCGTCGGGCGCGGGCAAAAGCCTCTTGGTGCAGGCAATGATGCGCATGTTCGACCCGATCGAAGGTTCTGTAGAAATCGATGGCCACGACCTGCGCCAGGTCACCCGCGATTCGATCACACGGCACAGCGCCGTCGTCTTTCAAGAATCATTTCTTTTTAATACGAGCGTGCGCGAGAACGTGAGGCTAGGCCGCCTCAATGCGACGCAGCTTGAAATTGAAACCGCCTGCCGCGAGGCGGGCATACACGAAGATATTCTGGCGATGCCGCAGGGTTACGACTCACCGGTAGGTGAGAAAGGCGCATTTTTGTCGGGCGGGCAGAAGCAGCGTTTGGCAATTGCGCGCGCGCTGGTGAGAAATCCCCGCATTCTTTTTCTCGATGAAGCAACTTCGTCACTCGACCCGGGCACCGAGCTCGAAATTTTTGAGACGCTCGAACGCGTGCGTAAGGGCAGAACCGTGATTGCGGTGACGCACCGGCTCGCACTCGCGGCGCGCTGCGACCGCGTTTTGGTCATCAAGGCAGGTAAACTTGCCGAACAGGGTAAGCACGCTGAACTTCTGCAGTTGAACGGCGTCTATGCGACGCTCTGGCGCAGGCAGCACCCGTCAACCTGA
- a CDS encoding asparaginase domain-containing protein, with translation MIRILATGGTLDVDSIDEGDVYYFQESYVPKILAQCRNEADIVVETLFLKDSLYLTDLDRQQILQHAKTCDELKIVVTHGTDTMVETATVLGAADIAKTIVLTGAIVPYMAPESDATFNLGFALACAQTLAPGVYIAMNGKIFAWNNVRKNQQLKVFEPLR, from the coding sequence TTGATCAGAATACTGGCTACCGGTGGCACTCTCGATGTCGACAGCATCGATGAGGGGGATGTCTACTATTTTCAAGAGTCTTACGTGCCCAAGATTCTGGCGCAGTGCCGCAACGAAGCTGATATCGTTGTCGAGACTCTCTTTCTCAAAGATTCGCTCTATCTCACCGATCTCGATCGGCAACAGATTCTTCAGCATGCCAAAACATGCGATGAGCTGAAAATCGTCGTCACCCACGGTACCGACACCATGGTCGAAACAGCCACAGTGCTGGGGGCAGCGGACATTGCGAAAACCATTGTGCTCACCGGCGCAATCGTGCCCTACATGGCGCCCGAATCAGATGCGACATTCAACCTTGGTTTCGCGCTCGCATGCGCGCAGACCCTCGCACCGGGAGTCTACATCGCGATGAACGGCAAGATCTTCGCGTGGAACAACGTGCGCAAAAACCAGCAGCTCAAGGTATTCGAGCCGCTGCGTTAG
- a CDS encoding CsgG/HfaB family protein, protein MRTPLHLLILIVAIAGLQACRNSMEVVISKHVDPTTIKRVAIFKMDRLSYRENDKISDLLIHEFLRLGYDVVERTELERLVKEQKLGASGFVDPNKAVEIGKLAGADSIVIGSGALAEKEKDVLKYFVIKIVDLKSGSVVVTASLRNEESIKNAIGDLSAALKRSLEDHQKSR, encoded by the coding sequence ATGCGTACTCCGTTACACTTATTAATCCTCATTGTGGCGATTGCTGGCCTGCAGGCGTGCCGCAACAGCATGGAGGTTGTCATCTCAAAGCATGTCGACCCAACGACGATCAAACGCGTCGCCATCTTTAAGATGGATCGCCTCAGCTACCGCGAAAACGACAAGATCTCTGACCTGTTGATTCATGAATTTCTGCGGCTCGGTTATGACGTGGTCGAACGCACTGAGCTTGAGCGCCTCGTCAAAGAACAGAAACTCGGCGCTTCGGGTTTCGTCGACCCGAACAAGGCCGTCGAAATCGGCAAGCTCGCGGGCGCCGACTCGATCGTCATTGGTTCGGGCGCGCTTGCCGAGAAAGAAAAAGACGTGCTGAAATATTTCGTCATTAAGATCGTCGATTTGAAATCAGGTTCGGTGGTTGTCACCGCGAGCCTGCGCAACGAAGAAAGTATAAAGAACGCGATTGGCGATCTCTCGGCCGCACTCAAGCGCAGCCTCGAAGACCACCAAAAAAGCCGATAG